CCAGGTTCGCTTTCTTCAATAAAGCTTAATGCTTCGCCTTGAGTTGCCTGTTGTGATGCGTCCCTTAGTAAGTGGTGACCATTTAGTTTGTAAACCATTTGTGTAAAGCCAGAACAGTCAATTCCAAAAGGTGTTTTTCCTCCCCATAAATAAGGAGCATTCAGGTACATAAAGGAAGTTTTGATAAGGTTATTTTTGTTTTTTTTACCGCTCGTTTTACTACCTTCAAATTCATAATTATCTTTATTAATGTCATGATGGTTTAAAAAAGATAATGAAGCACCAAGTGGTATCGGAAGCATCAAGTTATTGCTTCCGGTTATGTATTCAATTAAATCAGCGTTTAAAATTATAGTGTCATCAGTAAGATTTTGATAGCTACTTTCGGATATTAGTTGCATTTGTTTACTGTCAATCCAGCCCTCGTAATTATCGTACTGCAATTTTATTTTATACCATTGATTGTGTTTTTCTAAAATTCCAAAATGTTCTCCAAATAAAACTTGAGAAACTATTTCGCTCTTATCACTTGCTTCATGACGCAGCGGAATGACCGCAAGATTACAAATTCCGAACATTTATGATTTTTTAAAAGGTTAAATGGAGCAAATCAAAACCTTTAATTTGCTCCATTTTTATTAAGTATTACATTCTTTCTACAACAATTGCAGATGCACCACCACCGCCATTGCAAATAGCAGCAGCACCTATTTTTGCGTTATTTTGTTCCAGTACATTTAATAAAGTAACAATAATACGTACACCAGAACATCCTAGCGGGTGTCCAAGTGATACAGCACCACCGTTTATGTTAACTTTTGAATTGTCTAGTCCTAGTATTTTAGAATTGGCTAATCCTACTACAGAGAAGGCTTCATTAAATTCAAAGTATTCAACAGCATCAAGTGCTATTCCAGCTTTGTCTAGTGCTTTTGGTAAAGCCTTAGCAGGACTAGTAGTAAACCACTTTGGCTCTTGAGCAGCATCTGCATAGCCTTTTATGTATGCTAATGGTTTTAAACCTAAAGCAAGTGCTTTTTCTTCACTCATCATAATTACCGCAGCAGCACCGTCATTGATCGTTGATGCGTTCGCAGCTGTAACTGTTCCGTCTTTAGTAAAAACAGGACTTAGCGAAGGGATTTTATCAAGTTTTACATTAGTGTATTCTTCGTCTTTGGTTACCATGATGGGGTCACCTTTACGTTGTGGTACAGCAACAGGTACTACTTCATTGTCAAATTTCCCAGTATTCCATGCAGCAGCGCTTCTTTCGTAAGATTGAATAGCATACGCATCTTGATCTTCACGAGAAAAATTATATTCTGTAGCACACAAATCAGCGCAAACTCCCATTGCACTGTTGTCATAAGCGTCTGTAAGGCCATCTTTTTGCATTCCGTCAAGCATTGTTGATGGGCCAAATTTTGTTCCGTTTCTTAGATTCATGTAATGTGGAATCAAACTCATGTTCTCCATACCGCCTGCTACTACAATCTCAGCGTCTCCGCATTGAATTGCTTGAGCAGCCATCATTACTGCCTTCATTCCTGAGGCGCATACCTTGTTTATAGTAGTGCAAGCAACTGTTGTAGGCAATCCTGCAAACAAAGCCGCTTGTCTAGCAGGAGCTTGACCTACGCCTGCTTGAACTACGTTACCCATATAAACTTCGTCAATTAAGTTTGGGTCTAAATTTATTTTGTCTAAAGCACCTTTTATAGCAGCAGCACCTAATTTTGGTGCAGTTACTGTAGATAATGCTCCCATAAAACTTCCGATAGGTGTTCTTACGGCAGAAACGATAACAACTCTTTTGTTCATGTCTTTCATAATGTTAGTTTATGAAGCAAATTTAATCTTTTTTAAGTAAATTTATATTTCGAATAGGATTTAATAATTCTGATAAATTTTTAATCTTCTATGTGTTTGACTGTGAAGTATTTTTAATTTTTTTTGAAAAAAATATTAAAAAAACATCAAAAAAAGTTGTGAGAAGTCTAAAGAAGTAGTAAGTTTGCAACCGCAAAACAGAACACGTTTCTTGAGCTTGGAGGGGTGCCAGAGTGGTAATGGAGCAGTTTGCTAAACTGTCATCGAGTGATCGGTGCCAGGGTTCGAGTCCCTGTCCCTCCGCTATAATATTTTTGTTTTTCGGGGTGTAGCGTAGCTCGGTTATCGCGCCTGCTTTGGGAGCAGGAGGCCGCAGGTTCGAATCCTGCCACCCCGACTTTTAAAAGTCTATTTAGATTTTTAAATTGGAGGCATAGCTCAGCTGGATAGAGCACCTGCCTTCTAAGCAGGCGGTCGAAGGTTCGAATCCTTCTGCCTTCACAAAACCCCTATAAACTATGTTTATAGGGGTTTTTTATTATTTTTTATTCAGAAAACCATCGTTTTTATAGTACTTTATTTATGAAAATATTGTTTTTTAATCTTTTGGCACAAATTTGACACAAAGAAATTTCTTATTTCAAGAATTAAATTGGTAACTCCTGCCGATAATAATTAAAACTTTTATTGTACACAATTCTTAATTAACAGGAAAAGGCTGTTAAAATCAACTGTGTAATCTATTTCTAGGATTGTAAATAAACTTAATTCTAACCTGGACTCTTTAAGTCTAGTTAAAATTACAGGAAATATTAAAGAATAAAGTTAATTGTTGTTATAAAATTTATTATATTTGCGCAATAAGAATAATAAAAAAAGCCCATTTTGGCGAACGGGCAAATTAATATGAAGAATAATATGAGTGAAACAATTAGAAACACTGACCAGAGTGTTGTAGTAAATCGTTACCGCAAAGGTAATATAAACGAATCAGAAAAACAAGTTTTTGAATCGATTTATAAGGATGTAGCTAATCCAGAGGCTGTTAAGGCTGAAATTGGAGAAGTTATTAAAGTATTTAATGAGGTAATTAAAATTGCTAAAAGGGAAGTAGATGACAGAAAGTTTGTAAATAGTGTCAAATATAACCAAAGAGCATTTTATTCTCAAGATTTGAATGCCACTATTAAAGAACAAATAATCAGAAGAATTGATGTTGACCCAGTTTTTAATAGTAAAGTTAGAATCAGAAAGAATTCCGGTTCTATATATTTTATTATTAAGGATAAGTACATTTTGTATGTAAAGAGGCTTTATGGTAAGCAAAACAAACCAAATTGCTATCCAACTCCCAATAGTGCTAAACTGTTTAATGGAACATTGTTTCCTGGTTTGGTAGATCATATACCAGTTTTATTTATTGGTCCGAATCTTGGGAATATTAATGAAACTGATGCTTTTGTAACATCTTTGATTAGTAGAAATGAGATTAATTGGAGTTTAGTCAGTAATGATTTATTCAGCGAAACAGATGTTAAGCAACTAATTAGCTCTAAGGTAGAGAAAGTAGAAAAGGAGATTGTTAAATTAAAAAAAGGTTTGGAGAGACCAAATCAAGAACAAGCAAATAAATAATAAATAAGAACCGTTCGCCAAATGGTTTTTATTTTTAAATCGATTTATTCTAAAATTAAAACTACTCACAACAATAAGTGATATGAATACAATCAACATTGAAAGAATTAAATTAGCAAGAGAAAGTAGAGGTTATTCGCAATCTACTCTAGCTAAGGAAATGAAATCAGCATCACAAGTGTTATTGTCTAAAATTGAAAAAGGACTTTCTAATGTGACTGATGATGTATTTTCAGAGTTATGCTTAATATTGGATTATCCCAAAGAATTTTTTTATAAAAAACACAATGTTTATCCATTAAAACATTTTTATTTTAGGAAAAATCTGGGGACTAGTATGTCAAAAGCAAGATTTTTGGAATCTCAAATAAATATTTTATCTGGTAACATATGTGATTTACTTGATGCTGTTGAAATAGAGATCGATTTACCGTTTACGGATTTACATAAAACAGGGTTGTCGCCAGAACAAATGGCTGATAGGGTAAGAGAATATTTTAAATTACCTAAAGGTCCAATTAAAGATTTAATTAAAGTTGTTGAAGAACAAGGAATTGTTATTCATTTGTTCGACTTTAATTCGGACATCAAAATATCGGGAGTTAGTTATATTACACCTGTTGGTGTTCCTGTAATGATTATTAATAAAAACATAGCAAATTCTAGAATTATTTTTACGATTGCTCATGAGTTAGGTCATATTTTAATGCACTTTAAAGGTGGTATTATTAGTGAAGATAGAAATGTTGAAAATGAAGCAGATAGATTTGCTTCAAGTTTTTTAATGCCAAGTAATGAAATTAAATCAAACTTATATTATTTGACGGATGAAAAATTAGGTGATTTAAAGCGTTATTGGAAAGTTTCAATTCAGGCGCTTTTATTTAAAGCTAAAGATTTAGGAACTTTATCTCAAGATCAATATCGTAGATGGGTAACAAAGATTAGTTACTATGGTTGGAGAAAGCAAGAGCCTTTAGAGTTTGAAATTTCTGAACCTAAACTTTTGTATAAAATGCTTAAACTTCACTTTAATGAGTTACAATACTCAAAAATGGAGTTGTCCACAATGTTTGGTTTAAATGCTTTAGAGTTCGAAAAAATTTATTTACTGTCATATTCGGATTTTCATAGTTATTTAAATGAGGATAATAAAGTTAGAAAATTAAAGATTTCGTATTAAATTAGATTATCAAGTATTTTAAAAAGCATTCAGTTTGACTGAATGCTTTTTTTATAGCTGCATTGCAACAAACTATACACATTAATTTTGTATCAGCACAACTTCTTTTAGTAGATTTCTTTGACATATACTTGTTATATTTGACAGAGAATTTTTAATGGAATACAATTAATTTTGTACCCATTATGAAAAAAATTGGCACAAAGTTGCCACAAAAGATAAACAAAGTCAATAACTGTGCGTGTTTACGAGTGTATAAGTATTCCTTCTGCCTTCACAAAACCCACCAATTTGGTGGGTTTTTTGTTTTTAATCCAATTCATTTAGGATGATTTTGAAAAAATATAAAATTTAAATATTCTTAATCTCAAAATAAATTAGTTAAAGAAATAGAGCATCCTGATTTTTTAATCGGGACGGTCGAAGGTTCGAATCCTTCTGCCTTCACAAAACCCACCAATTTGGTGGGTTTTTTGTTTTTAATCCAATTCATTTAGGATGATTTTAAAAAAATATAAAATTTAAATAGTCTTAATCTCAAAATAAATTAGTTAAAGAAATAGAGCATCCCGATTTTTTAATCGGGACGGTCGAAGGTTCGAATCCTTCTGCCTTCACAAAACCCACCAATTTGGTGGGTTTTTTGTTTTTAATCCAATTCATTTAGGATGATTTTAAAAAAATATAAAATTTAAATAGTCTTAATCTCAAAATAAATTAGTTAAAGAAATAGAGCATCCCGATTTTTTAATCGGGACGGTCGAAGGTTCGAATCCTTCTGCCTTCATAAAACCCACCAATTTGGTGGTTTTTTTGTTTTTAATCCAATTCATTTAGGATGATTTTAAAAAAATATAAAATTTAAATATTCTTAATCTCAAAATGACTAGTTAAAGAAATAGAGCATCCCGATTTTTAATTGGGACGGTCGAAGCTTCGAATCCTTCTGCCTTCACAAAACCCACTAATTAAACTTTTTTTTGTTTGTGATATAATTTGATCCTTATGTTCTTAGCAGTCAAGTTTTAACCTACTCTACATTATTTGTATATAATTATTGTAGAACCGGAATAAAAAAGAAACTGGGGCCTTAAAAAAAACATAATAATTTGTGATTTGGAATAAAATTAGAAGTATATTTGGGACACTTATAAAAAGTATGTAATGACCAAAGTGAAACAAATAACAGTAAAAGCAACCAAAAAAGAGGTTTATAGAAATCCTGAAATTGGGAGTGGGCTCGTTAGAATTGCTCATAAGATAAGTTCTATTAGTTCTCAAACGCAATTAGTAAAAATTGGGGAGAGATATTTTAGAGTAAGAGAGCTTGGTTAATGTATGAATATTGCATTTACAACTATTTTGCTATTCATTATTCTTGCACCAGGTTTTATAGCAAGAAGTGCTTATAACTCTTCGAAATTAAGCGTAAATGACACAAATAAGAACATTGTAAATGAACTTACTTGGTCTATAATTCCATCTCTTACACTACACACCTTATTTATAGGCATAGTTCATAATTTATCAAGTTATTTTATAGATTTTCAACTATTAGGAAATTTAATTTTAGGTGTCACAACTTCAAATAAAGCGGAAGAAAGTTTTAAACAACTTGGAGATTTTAAATATGAAATTTTTTCCTATAATTTAATTTTATTTACTTTTTCCTTTTTTATAGGCTATGGTTTTAGAGAAATCATAAGATATTTTGCAATTGATAGAAGAGTTCGTTATTTTAGATTTACAAACAAATGGCACTATATTTTTACAGGAGAATGTTTAGACTTTAAAGATGTTCCTGATAAATATGAAGAAATAACAGATAAAATTATAAATGTACTCTGTAAAGTTAACGGAAAAAGTATTTTATATACTGGTGAATTTTTTAACTACTACATAGATAGTAAAGGTGATTTAGAAGCAGTTCATCTAAGAAATCCCATAAGAAGAGAATTAGATAAAGACGACGCGAAAGTAAAAGATTATTATGTAATTGCAAGTAGGTATTTAGTGATACCAAATACAGATATCATTAATATAAATTTTAGATACTTTTCTTTAGAAGAAGTTGTAGAACCAACAGAAGAAGAAAAAGGAAATGCAATAACTCT
This portion of the Flavobacterium sp. CECT 9288 genome encodes:
- a CDS encoding C40 family peptidase codes for the protein MFGICNLAVIPLRHEASDKSEIVSQVLFGEHFGILEKHNQWYKIKLQYDNYEGWIDSKQMQLISESSYQNLTDDTIILNADLIEYITGSNNLMLPIPLGASLSFLNHHDINKDNYEFEGSKTSGKKNKNNLIKTSFMYLNAPYLWGGKTPFGIDCSGFTQMVYKLNGHHLLRDASQQATQGEALSFIEESEPGDLAFFDNDEGAIIHVGIIMDDNYIIHASGKVRIDRIDHLGIFNTETNKHTHKLRVIKKII
- a CDS encoding acetyl-CoA C-acyltransferase; the encoded protein is MNKRVVIVSAVRTPIGSFMGALSTVTAPKLGAAAIKGALDKINLDPNLIDEVYMGNVVQAGVGQAPARQAALFAGLPTTVACTTINKVCASGMKAVMMAAQAIQCGDAEIVVAGGMENMSLIPHYMNLRNGTKFGPSTMLDGMQKDGLTDAYDNSAMGVCADLCATEYNFSREDQDAYAIQSYERSAAAWNTGKFDNEVVPVAVPQRKGDPIMVTKDEEYTNVKLDKIPSLSPVFTKDGTVTAANASTINDGAAAVIMMSEEKALALGLKPLAYIKGYADAAQEPKWFTTSPAKALPKALDKAGIALDAVEYFEFNEAFSVVGLANSKILGLDNSKVNINGGAVSLGHPLGCSGVRIIVTLLNVLEQNNAKIGAAAICNGGGGASAIVVERM
- a CDS encoding XRE family transcriptional regulator; this translates as MNTINIERIKLARESRGYSQSTLAKEMKSASQVLLSKIEKGLSNVTDDVFSELCLILDYPKEFFYKKHNVYPLKHFYFRKNLGTSMSKARFLESQINILSGNICDLLDAVEIEIDLPFTDLHKTGLSPEQMADRVREYFKLPKGPIKDLIKVVEEQGIVIHLFDFNSDIKISGVSYITPVGVPVMIINKNIANSRIIFTIAHELGHILMHFKGGIISEDRNVENEADRFASSFLMPSNEIKSNLYYLTDEKLGDLKRYWKVSIQALLFKAKDLGTLSQDQYRRWVTKISYYGWRKQEPLEFEISEPKLLYKMLKLHFNELQYSKMELSTMFGLNALEFEKIYLLSYSDFHSYLNEDNKVRKLKISY